From the genome of Gordonia westfalica:
TGGAGGTCCAGTGATCGTCTACGAGAACATCCCGGAGAAGGTGTCTGAGTATCGCGGCACCATCGAGGTGTACGAGGACGAGATCTTGCAGGTCGACCTCGATGCCAAGAGCGTGGTCGCCAGACATCCCGAGTGGCGTTGGCGGTGTAAGTCCCGCAACGGTCAGATCCTCGCTCAGGGGGAAGGCTATCGGCGTAGGTCGGGGCTCTCAACGCCATCGACACCCAGTACGCGGCGCGGTTGAAGGTTGGTGGCATCAACTACGACGTGGTCCCGCGTGGGCAAGAACGGCAGATGCTCGTCTGCCCGTGGCGTGTGGTGATCCTCGACCG
Proteins encoded in this window:
- a CDS encoding YegP family protein, encoding MIVYENIPEKVSEYRGTIEVYEDEILQVDLDAKSVVARHPEWRWRCKSRNGQILAQGEGYRRRSGLSTPSTPSTRRG